The DNA window GCGCCACCGCTTGGCCGATGGGCTCCTGGAAGACGAAGGCGCGCCACTCGATGGACGCTCTCAGATCGAAGGTCCTGCCCCCCGCGCGCAGCTCGTGGCCCTCCAGCCCGACGGTCAGACCGCGCGCGTCGGTGAGCAAGAACCGCTCGCGGCACCCGGGTGACAGGGCGGTGAGCTGGTCGAGGAGCGTGGCGAAGGCGTCGGGGGCCAGCAGGAGCGGCTCGCCATCCGGCCCGATCGCCGAGAGGCCTCCCTCGTCGGCGGTCACGATGGTCGCGCCCTCGATCAGCGGTGCGAAGGCGCGGCGTGTGGCAGGGCCGAACCCGGCGCCGATGTAGAACGTCCCCGAAGGGGAGCTGAGGAGCACCACCACCCGCTCGCGGCGCGGCGAGGCGAGCAAGGTGACGCCGAAGAGCTGGTTTTCGTCGAGCAGGACGGCCGGAGGTTGCCCTTTGCGTCCGTGGTAGGTGAGGCGCCCGCCGGCCAGGTGCAGGCCGCGCTTCTCTGGCAGCGCAACCGCGCGTCGTCTCGCGCGGATGCCCAGGTAGCGCACCACCCCCCCCAGCCCGGCGAGGATGAGAGGAACGATGATCCGCGCCAGCCCCTGGCCCAGCGCGACGAACAGCAGCGCCGCCACGAAGAAGGGAGGCCAGGGCCACGAGCGAGGGCGCTGCGGCGGCGGGGCGTCCGGGTCGATGGCGTCGAACCAGCGCCCGGAGGCGTTGCGGGCAGGCCTGGCCAACCCTGCCACGGCAAGGAGTGGGGCGCCTGCTTCGGGGAAACTTCCCTCGCGCTTGGCCTCGAGTCCCATACCACCTCCCGTGCCGAGCTGCGCGTCTCCTGCCGAGGTTAGCACGCGGCAGAGCGGGGAGAAGCTGCTCTTCGATGCGCCGTGGTCGCGTCGCGGAGGGCCGGTGCGCCAGGCGACATTGTCGTGCCGTCGTGCCGTCGTGCCGTCGTGCCGTCGCGCGGTCGCGTGCCGTCGCGCGGTCACGCGCCGTCGCGTCACGCACCGTCGGCCTCACGCCTCGTGCCATCGGCCTTGCCGCCATCGGCCTCGCGCCTCGCGCGGTGGACCGGGCGTGATGCGCGCGTGTCGTCACGCTTCCTCCTGGTCGAGCTGCTGAGCTTTCCTGTCGGCGCTCCAGGTCGCGTCAGGGGCAGCCATCGCTCCCGCCCCTTTTTTTGCTTCTCGCTCTTGCCCCGCTCTTGCCCCGCCCCACGCCCCCCGCTCTTGCCTGCGCGCACGCCCGGCGGGTCGCGCCCGCCCCGCCCCGCGCGCGTCCGAGTCGTCCCGACTCGTCTCGCCGGGCCGCCCTTCGGGTGGCGGTTGCTGAAGGGTCGGGCCGGTTCAGCTTGTAGGGCAGCTATCATCCTTTGCTGGTCGGCCGGGGACGGTCGGCGACCCGTGGGCTTCGGGGCGCGACCAGCTTAGACTTCCGACACTTTGCACCAGACCCCGGTCACACAGCGCCCAGCCCCCGTGGTCCCGGCGCGGCCGCGCGCGACCATCCTGGGCTTCGGGGCCTGGGGCCCGCTCGGCGTCGAAGCGCTGCAGATCGCCATGTGCGCGCGCGCGGGCCGCATCGAGCCGCGCCCCACCCGCTTCTTCGATCAGCGCGGACATCGCATCAGCGTCTCGCGTTCGGTCGCGCTCTCGGACGACCTGCTCGGCACCGCGCGCATCGCCGCGCTCGGCGCGCACGCGCTCCGCGAGGCAGCCCAGGGTCTGGAACAGCGCGTCCCTGGGCTGGTCCACATCGAAGGGATGGCGCCGCCGCCTTCCAACGGGGCGGCCCGAGCGACGGGCAACACCCCTCCCGGGCTCCCCTTGATCGTGGCCGTTTCCGACCGGGTCTCCGAAGAAGACGACACGCTCCTCGCATCGCTCGGCACGCTCAGCGCGGTGAAGACCGATCCTGCGCGCTCGACCTTGATCCGTTCCGGCCACGCGGGCTTCGCGGTCGCCCTCATGCGCGCGCTTGCGCTGCTGGAGGAAGGCGTGGCGCCTGCCGTCCTCGTCGGCGCGATCGACACCTACTACGACGAGCCATTCCTCCTCTCCCTGGACCGGGCGGATCGCCTCAACGCGCTCGACTGCCGGGGTGGGATCACGCCGTCCGAAGGGGCCGCGTTCCTCGCGCTCGGCTGGGACACCTTCGCCAGCTCGGCGCTCGGCTGGGTGCGCTTCGTCGCCAGCGATCAGGCGGGCCCTCGCCCCGAAGAGGGCGAAGCGATGGCGTCGCTGATCGAGCTGGCCGCTGCGAGCACGGGTCCCATCGGCTGGCTCCTCAGCGACGTGAACGCCGAGCCGACCCGCACCGCGGCGTGGGCCGCAGCCGAGCATCGCGCCGCGGGAGCGCTCGCCGCCCAGGCGCGGAGCGAGCAGTGGATCGAGGAACTGGGCGAGGTCGGGGCGGCCACGGGGGCGCTGCTCTCGACCATCGCGTGCGCGTACTGGGACGTCGGCTGTGCGCCGCGCTCGTCCACGCTCGTGGCGCTGCACGGTGACGGCCCCGAGCGCGCAGTGCTCGTCCTCGAAGAGATCCCGCGCGTCCCGGCCCAGGGCGTCTCTCGGCCTTCGATGACGCCAGCCGCCGCGTTCGCGGAGGCAGCCTTCGACGGTCCGGACTCCTCCATCCCTCCACCGCGGCGCGCGCCGAGCGTCGCGCCACCGCCTTCCTCGTCGACGGTCCAGGCCACGCCACCGTTCCGTGCGAGCGTGGGGGTCCCGTCGCTGCATCGCTTCGCGCCAGCGAGCGCTGGCGAGGCACCGGACGAAGACGTGCGCCCGCAGCTCCGTCGCCTCGCCCGCGACAGCCTCGAAGACATCGCCATCTTCGGTGACCTGTGGCGTCAGCGCGAAGAGGAGCCGGCGGCCTTGACGGCAACGCTGGAGCAGCAGGTGCTCGACAACCTCGACGCCCTCGTCGCGCTCGTGCGCCGTCGCCCCGCGCCGGAGGCCGTGAAGGAGATCAACCACTGCGCGCTGGAGATGTCGTTCCCCGATCGAGGGCGTGGCTTCGCGCTGGCGCTCGCGCTCGGGTGCATCGACGACGAGGAGGCCGCGCGCGCCGCGATCTCGGCCATGCGCAAGGCGCACCCCGGCACGCTGCCCGCGTGGGAGACGGGGCTCCGCCTCGCGTCCAGCCCGGAGATCGAGGCCGCCGCCGCGCGGCTCCTGCGCAGCGAGCGGACGCCGCTCGTGCGCGTCGCGCTGGAGGTGCTGCGCGCGCGCCGTGCCGCGGACATGGAGATCATCATCCCGCTGATCTCTCACAGCGAGGGCCGCGTCCGCGCCGCGGCGACGCGCTGCCTCGCCAGCATCCCCGATCCCGACACGGTGCGACCGCTCCTGGAAGCGCGCCTCACCGACCCTGACGATGGCGTCGCCCTGGCGGCGGCCGAGGGGCTCATCGTGCTCGGCGTGCCTTCCGGGATCGCGTGGGTGCGGGAGCGGCTGGAGCACGACCTCACGACGATCGGTGGGATGAGCCGGGAGCAGCGCAACACCGCGGCGCGGCTCGTGGCCCTCGCCGGGAGCGAGCGCGACTTCCAGCTCCTGGTCGACGTGGTCGCATTCGACACGCGCGCCGCCGAGATGCTCGGCTGGTACGGCCACCCCGACGGGGTGGATCTGCTCATCGATCTCCTCGATCAGGTTCACCTCGCCATCGCGAGCCGCGAGCCAGTGCGCGGCTCGGATCTCCTCATCAACCGCGCGCTGCACCGGATCACCGGCGTCACCCTGGAGCCCGATCCGGTCGCCTGGCGCAGCTGGTACGAGGAGAACCACAGCAAGCTCCCGAGGGCACGGCTCCGCTTCGGTGCGCTGTACACCCCCTCGCTCAGCCTCGAGGAGCTGTCCCGCGAGAACACGCCGCTCCGGGTGCGCCGTGACTGCGCCCTGGAGCTCTTGTTCCACCTGGGTCCCGCGGGGCGGATCGAGGTCGACGGCTGGTCGATGCTCCTGCTCGAAGCCATCTCCAGCCTCCGCGCCTCCCTCGCATCCGGCGAGATCCGGACCGCCCCCGCCGGGACCTTCCCCGCCGACGCGCGCTAGCGCACGACCCGCAACGCACCCTCTCGCACGCCTGCGACCACCGCGATCTGCAGCGTCCCGCCCTCTGCATCGGGAGGCGTCTGGATCAACGGGAGGCCCTCGGGGCGCTGCAATTCACAGAGCGTCCTCGCGGCGTTGGGCACGATCACCACATCGTCGCGCTCGAAGTCGGTCATGAAGCCACGGGGGGCGTAGTCGTCCCTCAACACCGAGAGCAGGCTCTTCTCCAGCGTCACGGCCGCCTCATCGTACGCCTGCGCGTACGCTCGTACTTTCGGACCCATCTCGTCGACCAGCGCTCGCACATCGCCCGCGCGCATCCGATCGCGCAAGAGCACCGCGTAGTCCCGTAGCGCATCGTCGTCGGGCAGCGCGGGGGCGTCGAGCAGCTCCGCCGAAAAGTCCGGGCCTTCGTTGTCGAAGGCGAGCGAAAACCGCTGCGGGATCGGGAGTTCCTCGTCTCGCTCGGCTGCGGCCTCACGCCGCTGCACGAGTTCGGTCATCACCGGGAGGTCGACGAGCAAGGGCCCCTCACCTGGAGCCACGGCGTCCCCCTTTCCGTACACGCGCACGGCACCGTGGAACTCCACGGCTTCGAACGTCTCGTACGAGCCGTCTTCTCGTTCCAGGGGCCAGACGTCGACGTCGATCCGGTTGCCTCTGCCGACCAGGTAGAGGTTGATGGGAGGCGCGAACCACTCGGGTTGTTCGCCAGCGGCGCTCATCTCCACGGCGGGGACCTCGTTGATCCGTATGCGCACGCGGCAGCGCTCGAGCTTCGCTTCCAGGTGATGGATCGGGAACGTGGACATGCGACGGGTTCCTTCCTCCGACGTTCGCTCGCGCGAGCGAAACTGCAGCCTCAACCCGTGAGCGTCTGCAGCGGGCTCGCCCCCTGCTTCAGGTGCTTGGCGAGGCTGTATCCGTCGACGGCGTCGTCGACGTAGCGTTCGAACCGCGACGCCTCGATCCAGTCGCGCCCCCAGCGCGTGCCCAGCGCGTCGAGGTCCTGTCGGATGGCGTTGGCCAGTGCGTCCACCATCTGGGGGGTGCGATGGAAGGCCGTGTCACGCTCGATCCGGTCTGCGAGCTTGCTGGTGATCCGGTCGAGGGACCACTGCTCGTCAGGAACGAAGGTCTTTCCGGAGGTCGTGAAGACACGGACATCCCATCCATTGGAGAGCACCTTGACGAGGATCGCCTTGATCGCGTTTCGGCTCAGGAACGGGGGCTTGTACTCTTCCTCGCTGGGCCACTGGAATTTCATTCGCTCGCTCTTGGGGATGAGCGTGCCCTTCCAGACCTTGGTGCCCGCGATTCCGAAGGCGCCAATGGACCCCTCCGCCTTGCACTGGATCCCCGTCCAGACGATCCCGCCGTCGATGCTGAAGACGTGCGAGCGGTTCGGCATGTTGATGCCGATCTCGAAATCGACCTCCAGCGCGCTCTCCATCGTGGCCTTGAGCTTCAGGACGTGCCCCGCCTCGACGCGGGCGCCAACCGCGACGGAAAACGTGCGGTCGGCGTTCCCCGAGAAGCCGGGGAGGCCATCCGGCTTGTACTTCTTGCCGCTGATCTCCGCCCCGAACGAGCCCGAGAACTGGGCGAAGGCTTGCGCCTTGAAGGAGTAGGCGCTGACCCCGATACCGATCTCGAAGGTGAGCGCGAAGAGGTCGAGGCTCGCCTTGATGTCGATGTAGCGAAAGACGCGGTGGTCTTCCCACTCCTTCCAGTACCACTCGGCACCCAGGCCACCTTGCATCACCTGGAGGTTCAGATCGAAGTACCACCCGACCTGCGGCGCGTACTCCTTGATGGTGTCGACCAGCTTGAGGACGCTCTCGACGAATTTGAGGATGCCGCCCAGGATCTCGAGGACGTTGATCTTGAGCGCTCCACGATCGCGCTTGATCACGATGGCGTCGACGAACTTGCTCTTTTGCTCCGCCTTGGCCTTGAGATTGACCTCGACGCTGCTCTGGGTGCTGCTGTCGACCGTCTTGAGGGAGCCGCTCGCCTCGACGGAACTCACCTTTCTCGACGAGGGCTCCCAGCTCTGCGCGGACGCCTTGAACTCTCGCTTCACCGTCTGTTTCTTGACGAGCGAGAGTTCACCGAGCGACTTGCCCTCGATGGCACTCGACGAGCTGCTGTACTTGTAGCCAGCCTTGAACTTCTCGAGTGGCGGGAACTTCAGCTCGATTTCGAACTGGCGTGGATTGAAGACCTCCACCCCGATCGAGCGCGGCCCTGGTTCGATCGTGTAGGTCGTGGTCTCGTTCAGCGCTCGCCAGAAAGGGGAGAACGGGAAACGCATCTCGTGGAGCGCTCCTCGGTATTCGACCTCGCCGGTGTACGCCGTGTAGCCTCCCGACTGGCCACCCTTCGTGGCGCGCGTCTCGGGGCGTCCCGTCGTCCTCACGGTCAACGCATCGGGCAGCTCTGGCCGGTAGTCGTCGCGCCAGTGGACGGTGATGGTGTCCTTGGTCTTGCCCATGTCCGGCACCACCTGGATGCGCGTGCCACGGTCGAAGAAGGGACGCTTGCCGGCTGCGTGGTGCTTGCACTCGAGCTTCCACTCCTGGAGCTTCTCCTCCTCCTTTTCGTGCTTCTCGATCACGGGCTCGGTCGGCTCGGCCTCCT is part of the Chondromyces crocatus genome and encodes:
- a CDS encoding IMP dehydrogenase, producing the protein MGLEAKREGSFPEAGAPLLAVAGLARPARNASGRWFDAIDPDAPPPQRPRSWPWPPFFVAALLFVALGQGLARIIVPLILAGLGGVVRYLGIRARRRAVALPEKRGLHLAGGRLTYHGRKGQPPAVLLDENQLFGVTLLASPRRERVVVLLSSPSGTFYIGAGFGPATRRAFAPLIEGATIVTADEGGLSAIGPDGEPLLLAPDAFATLLDQLTALSPGCRERFLLTDARGLTVGLEGHELRAGGRTFDLRASIEWRAFVFQEPIGQAVALYQGTWIRQGTNEIVLVCLMPGLTPSPEGEGVSLASLDRRALRDLRLMQGPPEDPPPTEQRVAVDRLVMLPIRSALDKAPRPTAQPPRARC
- a CDS encoding HEAT repeat domain-containing protein; translation: MHQTPVTQRPAPVVPARPRATILGFGAWGPLGVEALQIAMCARAGRIEPRPTRFFDQRGHRISVSRSVALSDDLLGTARIAALGAHALREAAQGLEQRVPGLVHIEGMAPPPSNGAARATGNTPPGLPLIVAVSDRVSEEDDTLLASLGTLSAVKTDPARSTLIRSGHAGFAVALMRALALLEEGVAPAVLVGAIDTYYDEPFLLSLDRADRLNALDCRGGITPSEGAAFLALGWDTFASSALGWVRFVASDQAGPRPEEGEAMASLIELAAASTGPIGWLLSDVNAEPTRTAAWAAAEHRAAGALAAQARSEQWIEELGEVGAATGALLSTIACAYWDVGCAPRSSTLVALHGDGPERAVLVLEEIPRVPAQGVSRPSMTPAAAFAEAAFDGPDSSIPPPRRAPSVAPPPSSSTVQATPPFRASVGVPSLHRFAPASAGEAPDEDVRPQLRRLARDSLEDIAIFGDLWRQREEEPAALTATLEQQVLDNLDALVALVRRRPAPEAVKEINHCALEMSFPDRGRGFALALALGCIDDEEAARAAISAMRKAHPGTLPAWETGLRLASSPEIEAAAARLLRSERTPLVRVALEVLRARRAADMEIIIPLISHSEGRVRAAATRCLASIPDPDTVRPLLEARLTDPDDGVALAAAEGLIVLGVPSGIAWVRERLEHDLTTIGGMSREQRNTAARLVALAGSERDFQLLVDVVAFDTRAAEMLGWYGHPDGVDLLIDLLDQVHLAIASREPVRGSDLLINRALHRITGVTLEPDPVAWRSWYEENHSKLPRARLRFGALYTPSLSLEELSRENTPLRVRRDCALELLFHLGPAGRIEVDGWSMLLLEAISSLRASLASGEIRTAPAGTFPADAR